A window of the Cannabis sativa cultivar Pink pepper isolate KNU-18-1 chromosome X, ASM2916894v1, whole genome shotgun sequence genome harbors these coding sequences:
- the LOC115711619 gene encoding calvin cycle protein CP12-3, chloroplastic, which translates to MGSLPILNLSLSSINLCRRGLEGDGGGGKRSSSGRVVRVVRAMAVPKFKGTQLREQVLTEMIEKKVKEAEEVCGGKGEVAASEECKVAWDEVEELSQAKADFRRKLEKQDPLEYFCQDNPETDECWIYDD; encoded by the coding sequence ATGGGATCTTTACCGATATTGAATCTGAGTCTAAGCAGCATCAATCTATGTCGCCGGGGATTGGAGGGAGACGGCGGGGGAGGAAAGAGGAGCAGCAGCGGAAGAGTAGTGAGAGTAGTTAGAGCGATGGCGGTACCGAAATTTAAAGGAACACAGTTGAGAGAGCAGGTATTGACGGAGATGATCGAGAAGAAGGTGAAGGAGGCGGAGGAAGTGTGTGGTGGGAAAGGAGAAGTGGCGGCGTCGGAGGAGTGTAAGGTTGCTTGGGACGAGGTCGAGGAGCTGAGCCAAGCCAAGGCTGATTTCCGTCGTAAGTTGGAGAAGCAAGATCCTCTCGAGTATTTTTGTCAAGATAATCCTGAGACCGACGAGTGTTGGATCTACGATGACTGA
- the LOC115711637 gene encoding pyrophosphate--fructose 6-phosphate 1-phosphotransferase subunit alpha, whose product MDSDYGIPRELSDLQKLRSAYQPDLPPCLQGTTVRVEFGDTTTSLDPTDAHTISRSFPHTYGHPLAHFLRATAKVADAHIITEHPAKRVGIVFCGRQSPGGHNVIWGLLSALKIHNPTSTLLGFLGGSEGLFAQKTLEITDDILATYKNQGGYDLLGRTKDQIRTTEQVNAALTACRDLKLDGLVIIGGVTSNTDAAQLAETFAEEKCPTKVVGVPVTLNGDLKNQFVETNVGYDTICKVNSQLISNVCTDALSAEKYYYFVRLMGRKHSHVALECTLQSHPNMVILGEEVAASKLTIFDITKQICDAVQARADQDKYHGVILLPEGLIESIPEVYALLKEIHGLLKEGVSVDTIHTKLSPWAAALFEFLPPFIKKQLLLHPESDDSAQLSQIETEKLLAHLVETEMNKRQKEGTYKGKKFNAICHFFGYQARGSLPSKFDCDYAYVLGHICYHILAAGLNGYMATVTNLKNPVNKWRCGAAPITAMMTVKRWSQNPIASSIGKPAIHPATVDLKGKAYELLRQNATKFLLEDLYRNPGPLQFDGPGADAKAVTLCVEDQDYMGRIKKLQEYLDKVRTIVKPGCSQEVLKVALSVMASITDVLSVMTTTSSSA is encoded by the exons ATGGATTCCGACTACGGCATTCCCAGAGAACTCTCCGATCTCCAAAAACTACGATCTGCCTACCAGCCCGACTTACCTCCTTGTCTTCAG GGTACGACTGTTAGGGTTGAATTTGGTGATACAACTACATCGTTGGACCCAACTGATGCCCACACCATAAGTCGATCTTTCCCTCACACTTACGGTCACCCATTGGCTCACTTTCTTAGGGCCACTGCAAAAGTAGCTGATGCTCATATCATAACTGAACACCCTGCTAAAAG GGTGGGAATAGTCTTTTGTGGGAGACAATCTCCCGGAGGACACAACGTCATTTGGGGTCTTCTCAGTGCTCTTAAAATTCACAACCCCACAAGCACTTTACTTGGATTCTTGG GGGGTTCTGAAGGATTGTTTGCCCAGAAAACTCTTGAGATAACTGATGACATTCTTGCTACCTACAAGAATCAAGGTGGTTATGATTTGCTGGGACGAACAAAAGATCAAATTAGAACCACTGAGCAAGTTAATGCTGCCTTAACTGCGTGCAGGGATTTGAAACTAGATGGCCTTGTCATAATTGGAG GGGTGACATCGAACACTGACGCTGCTCAACTAGCAGAAACATTTGCTGAAGAGAAATGTCCGACAAAG GTGGTTGGAGTTCCAGTTACATTGAATGGAGATCTTAAGAACCAGTTTGTGGAAACTAATGTTGGTTACGATACAATTTGCAAG GTCAATTCCCAACTTATAAGCAATGTCTGCACCGATGCTCTATCTGCAGAGAAG TATTACTATTTTGTTCGACTCATGGGCCGAAAGCATTCACATGTTGCCCTAGAGTGCACACTCCAGTCTCATCCAAATATG GTTATTCTTGGTGAGGAGGTGGCTGCATCAAAACTGACAATTTTTGACATAACAAAGCAAATTTGTGATGCCGTTCAAGCCCGTGCAGACCAag ACAAGTACCATGGTGTTATCCTACTTCCAGAAGGACTCATAGAAAGCATTCCCGAAGTCTATGCCCTTTTGAAG GAAATTCATGGTTTACTCAAGGAGGGTGTTTCTGTTGATACCATTCATACTAAACTTTCACCTTGGGCTGCAGCTTTGTTCGAGTTTTTGCCACCCTTTATCAAGAAACAG CTCCTGCTTCATCCTGAATCAGATGATTCAGCACAGTTATCCCAG ATTGAAACAGAGAAACTTCTAGCACATCTTGTCGAGACAGAGATGAACAAGCGTCAG AAAGAAGGGACATACAAGGGGAAAAAATTTAATGCCATCTGCCACTTTTTTGGATACCAAGCTCGAGGGTCTTTACCATCAAAATTCGATTGTGATTATGCCTAT GTTCTTGGGCATATCTGCTACCATATTTTAGCAGCTGGATTGAATGGTTACATGGCAACAGTAACTAACCTAAAGAATCCGGTCAACAAGTGGCGTTGTGGTGCTGCTCCAATTACC GCAATGATGACTGTGAAGCGGTGGTCTCAAAATCCCATTGCTTCATCCATCGGAAAACCTGCTATTCATCCCGCTACTGTAGATTTGAAAGGCAAAGCATACGA GCTGTTGAGACAAAATGCTACGAAATTTCTGTTAGAAGATCTCTACAGAAATCCAGGACCACTTCAGTTTGACGGTCCTGGTGCTGATGCCAAGGCCGTGACACTATGCGTTGAAGACCAGGATTACATGGGACGCATCAAGAAACTTCAGGAGTATCTCGACAAG GTCCGAACCATCGTAAAGCCAGGGTGCTCGCAGGAGGTTCTTAAAGTAGCATTAAGCGTCATGGCGTCAATAACAGATGTTCTATCTGTGATGACTACAACTTCATCATCAGCTTGA